A genome region from Anopheles stephensi strain Indian chromosome 2, UCI_ANSTEP_V1.0, whole genome shotgun sequence includes the following:
- the LOC118508511 gene encoding neurofibromin isoform X6, whose product MATQKPGEWANSLLARFEEQLPYRTGPHGTQARLSIDETMNCLIQISRYRFSLVISGLTKMLQRVNEIFIILQFQPPACRGHEPERCCYDSLIIILETLERCLSGQSKDTARFEEAMNVKLLLREICQFIDIQNENNQNATSLKALASKVLFALSQNHFGAVFNRISARLQELSTCAEENPDYSDIELIQHIDLDVHRLTKLLTETIQKFKSLKKSAHMILLSSLEKALWNWIEFHPKEFEDLQRNPNDELSKCCETFFDILDSYSENKKARAAVWPLQIMLLILSPKVLEEIVNADSGAPCSPRHLKKKHFMEGIKKGLGAHASSKQSTESAAIACVKLCKASTYININDSNNVTFQLVQSVINDLKALLFNPAKPFSRGQGFNFQDIDLMIDCWVSCFRIKPHNNEALKVCLSLNSPPAYHFVIVSSLLKIVTQARLPWWPQIDLVYARSGELRGLFTDTLNKATQGYIAHTPLRMITSLTLKSKDAQSRLTRPDEGPAHKALLLLMVRLIHADPMLLLNSLGKAGHEVQSSTLELINGLVSLVHQPTMPDVAQEAMEALLALHSPDKIEVWNPEAPINTFWDVSSQVLFSISQKLIQHQIANYTDVLKWLREILICRNTFLQRHKDYANVGSQIAICRQAHIKLEVVFFMYLWSVDLDAVMVSLSCFGLLCEEAEIRSGSDELTVGFILPNYHLYQELSHTSATLTSPQNAESRYSFFEHLHGRVTLQRNIMSLLRKIEHCVNGVQPAWEETFRNWEVTSKLLQNYPKGKPEEGQAEVFHRSMGKRRASHQSSEHDLEEQITEWANMTWFLLALGGVCLQKPRNQRQTAQGYNLPLGTAGPSLMQSTTSLSSSSSGRGSMHPIMGSLVSSIGPGSSQEVQYCPVTQFIGQLLRLLVCNNEKFGPQIQKHVKELVGQEMSSQLYPILFDQIRSIVEKFFDQQGQVVVTDINTQFIEHTIYIMKSVLDGRQSKDQNDQPANSEHLGVTSIENLMLAIVRYVRHLDMTVHAIHIKTKLCQLVEVMMKRRDDLAFRQEMKFRNKLVEYLTDWVMGTSHQIAPPGSGDVTVITRDLDQACMEAVAALLRGLPLQPEESDRGDLMDAKSALFLKYFTLFMNLLNDCVDGSEADKDTNNPPLLPPRPRVAAGKLTALRNATIQAMSNLLSANIDSGLMHSIDLGYNPDLQTRAAFMEVLTQILQQGTEFDTLAESVMADRFEQLVQLVTMISDKGELPIAMALASVVTTSQMDELARVLVTLFDAKHLLSPLLWNMFYREVEVSDCMQTLFRGNSLGSKIMAFCFKIYGASYLQGLLEPLIRPLLEEPTSSFEVDPARIESSEDIENNRKNLIALTQKVFDAIVNSADRFPPQLRSMCHCLYQVLSKRFPNLLQNNIGAVGTVIFLRFINPAIVSPQELGIVGKQVPTQIKRGLMLMSKILQNIANHVEFSKEQHMLCFNDFLRAHFEAGRRFFIQIASDCETVDQTSHSMSFISDANVLALHRLLWSHQERIGDYLSSSRDHKAVGRRPFDKMATLLAYLGPPEHKPVDSHLLFSSYARWSSIDMSSTNFEEIMVKHQMHEKEEFKTLKSMNIFYQAGTSKAGNPVFYYIARRYKIGETNGDLLIYHVILTLKPFCHSPFEVVIDFTHTCSDNRFRTEFLQKWFYVLPEVAYENLYAAYIYNCNSWVREYTKFHDRILAPLKGCRKLIFLDSPAKLNDVIDPEQQKLPGATLSLDEDLKVFNNALKLSHKDTKVAIKVGPTALQITSAEKTKVLAHSVLLNDVYYASEIEEVCLVDDNQFTLSIANESSQLSFIHNDCDNIVQAIIHIRNRWELSQPDSVTVHQKIRPKDVPGTLLNMALLNLGSSDPNLRTAAYNQLCALTATFDLKIEGQLLETQGLCIPSNNTIFIKSVSETLATNEPHLTLEFLEECIQGFQRSTIELKHLCLEYMTPWLANLVRFCKPSDEGKRQKQVALILEKLINLTIEQKEMYPSIQAKIWGSIGQIPELIDMVLDNFIHKSVSSGLGSPQVEIMADTAVALASANVQLVAKKVIGRLCRVMDKTCHSPTQYLEQHMMWDDIAILARYLLMLSFNNCLDVARHLPYLFHTVTFLVCTGSLSMRASTHGLVINIIHSLCTCTKPSFSEETQRVLRLSLDEFSLPKFYLLFGISKVKSAAVTAFRSSCRHPNDRWLGNERVSQAPPADRERLALPSLEVITEALLEIMEACMRDIPDCEWLHTWISLAKSFAFCYNPALQPRALIVFGCISKSVTDQDVKQLLRILVKALESFNDIILLEALVMCLTRLQPLLRPESPIHQALFWVAVSVLQLDESTLYAAGLALLEQNLHTLNSQQLFDNQNIADVMMATREPLEWHFKQLDHAVGLSFKSNFHFALVGHLLKGFRHPTPTTVSRTSRVLTMLLGIVAKPHRRDKFEVTPDSVAYLTALVCFSEEVRSRCHVKHTVPRWPVESGGSGDSGSASSSDPSAPNSAGGGPLTGGSGTITSSSSGGNSVRRQKSWDMLDQSAIQYARQSHKVQQHQERGSRSSVSNESNVLLDPEVLPDSSTQALVLTVLATLVKYTTDEAETRVLYQYLAEGSIVFPKVFPVIHSLLDQKVNNVLSVSNDQIVLASVQSIIQNMLASEDASQQPLHFLQSCGFGGLWRFAGPFTKYNMMVESSELFVNFLEAMVETCLPMEESSPIPPSPRPYNLSSSLSSLTLGSPTDKAFSSESLDHDGFSGSVSSLRRASCSKARTGKHRFIDSPTHNI is encoded by the exons ATGGCTACACAGAAACCGGGTGAATGGGCCAACTCACTGTTGGCCCGTTTTGAGGAGCAG CTTCCGTATCGTACTGGTCCACACGGAACCCAAGCACGGCTCAGCATCGATGAAACTATGAACTGTTTGATACAGATCTCCCGTTACCGCTTTTCGCTGGTTATCTCCGGCCTGACGAAAATGTTGCAGCGCGTGAACGAAATT tttattattttacagTTTCAACCGCCTGCCTGCCGCGGCCACGAACCGGAACGCTGTTGCTATGATTCGCTGATCATAATCTTAGAAACGCTGGAACGTTGTTTGTCTGGACAGTCGAAGGATACGGCGCGGTTTGAGGAAGCGATGAACGTGAAGCTACTTTTGCGAGAAATTTGTCAGTTTATCG ATATTCAAAATGAGAACAATCAAAATGCAACATCGCTGAAAGCTCTGGCATCCAAGGTGCTGTTCGCGCTGTCTCAAAATCATTTCGGCGCGGTATTTAATCGCATATCGGCCCGGCTACAAGAGCTCAGCACTTGCGCGGAGGAGAACCCCGACTACAGTGACATTGAGCTCATTCAGCACATCGATCTCGATGTGCACCGGTTGACGAAACTGCTCACGGAAACGATTCAGAAGTTTAAATCGTTGAAAAAGTCCGCGCACATGATACTGCTCAGTTCGCTCGAGAAAGCGCTCTGGAACTGGATCGAGTTTCATCCGAAGGAGTTCGAAGACCTGCAACGCAACCCGAACGACGAGCTGAGCAAGTGCTGTGAAACGTTTTTCGACATACTGGACTCGTATTCAGAGAACAAAAAGGCTCGAGCCGCCGTTTGGCCCCTCCAGATAATGCTGTTGATACTGAGCCCGAAGGTGCTGGAGGAGATTGTGAATGCCGATTCGGGTGCCCCGTGTTCACCGCGCCATCTCAAAAAGAAGCACTTCATGGAAGGCATCAAGAAGGGGCTGGGAGCCCACGCATCGTCTAAACAATCAACCGAATCGGCCGCTATCGCGTGTGTGAAATTGTGCAAAGCATCCACGTACATCAACATAAACGATTCGAACAACGTCACGTTTCAGCTCGTGCAGAGCGTCATTAACGATCTAAAGGCACTGCTGTTCAATCCAGCGAAACCGTTCTCGCGAGGACAAGGTTTCAACTTTCAGGACATCGATCTCATGATCGACTGCTGGGTATCGTGCTTTCGTATAAAGCCACACAACAACGAAGCACTGAAGGTGTGCCTCAGCCTCAACTCGCCTCCTGCCTATCACTTCGTCATCGTAAGCTcgctgttaaaaattgtcaCCCAGGCCCGGTTACCGTGGTGGCCCCAGATCGATCTTGTGTATGCGAGATCGGGCGAGCTGCGAGGTCTCTTTACCGATACGCTGAACAAAGCGACTCAGGGTTACATCGCACACACGCCGCTGCGCATGATCACCTCATTGACGCTTAAATCCAAAGATGCTCAGAGCCGACTGACGAGGCCCGACGAGGGACCGGCGCACAAAGCGTTGCTCCTGCTGATGGTGCGTCTCATCCATGCCGatccgatgctgctgctaaacAGCCTCGGAAAGGCAGGCCACGAGGTGCAAAGCTCTACGCTCGAGCTAATCAATGGGCTGGTATCGCTGgtccaccaaccaaccatgcCCGACGTGGCACAGGAAGCGATGGAGGCACTGCTCGCGCTCCACTCGCCGGACAAGATTGAGGTGTGGAACCCGGAGGCCCCGATCAATACGTTCTGGGACGTTAGTTCGCAGGTGTTGTTTTCGATATCGCAAAAGCTTATCCAGCATCAGATTGCCAACTACACGGACGTGCTCAAGTGGCTACGCGAGATACTGATTTGCCGCAACACGTTCCTGCAGCGGCACAAGGATTACGCAAACGTCGGGAGCCAGATAGCGATCTGCCGCCAGGCACACATCAAGCTCGAAGTGGTGTTCTTCATGTATCTGTGGTCGGTCGATTTGGATGCGGTCATGGTGTCGCTGTCCTGCTTCGGATTGCTTTGCGAAGAGGCCGAAATACGGTCCGGTTCGGATGAGCTTACGGTTGGCTTTATACTGCCAAACTATCACCTCTACCAGGAGCTGTCTCATACCTCGGCCACGCTAACGTCGCCACAGAACGCCGAATCGCGGTACAGCTTTTTCGAGCATCTGCACGGACGCGTCACCTTGCAGCGCAACATAATGTCGCTCCTGCGCAAGATTGAACATTGCGTGAACGGTGTACAGCCCGCATGGGAGGAAACATTTCGCAACTGGGAGGTGACGAGCAAGCTGTTGCAGAACTATCCCAAGGGCAAACCGGAGGAGGGACAGGCGGAAGTTTTCCACCGTAGCATGGGCAAACGACGGGCGAGCCACCAGAGCTCGGAGCACGATCTCGAAGAGCAGATAACCGAATGGGCCAACATGACCTGGTTTCTGCTAGCGCTCGGTGGCGTCTGTCTGCAGAAACCGCGCAACCAGCGGCAGACGGCGCAAGGCTACAACCTGCCGCTGGGAACCGCTGGCCCTTCGCTGATGCAGTCGACCACCTCGCTGTCCAGCTCGAGCTCCGGCCGTGGCTCGATGCACCCGATCATGGGCTCGCTGGTATCGTCGATCGGGCCGGGTAGCAGCCAGGAGGTGCAGTACTGTCCCGTGACACAGTTTATCGGCCAGCTGCTGCGGTTGCTGGTGTGCAACAACGAAAAGTTCGGTCCGCAGATTCAGAAGCACGTGAAGGAACTGGTCGGTCAGGAGATGTCGTCCCAGCTGTACCCGATTCTGTTCGACCAGATCCGGTCGAtcgtggaaaagtttttcgatCAGCAGGGCCAGGTGGTGGTGACGGATATTAACACGCAGTTTATCGAGCACACCATCTACATAATGAAGTCGGTGCTGGACGGCCGACAGAGCAAGGATCAGAATGATCAGCCCGCCAACTCGGAACATCTGGGCGTGACGAGCATCGAAAACTTGATGCTTGCGATCGTGCGCTACGTGCGCCATCTGGACATGACCGTGCATGCAATCCACATCAAGACCAAGCTCTGCCAGCTGGTGGAAGTGATGATGAAGCGGCGAGATGATCTTGCCTTCCGGCAGGAGATGAAGTTCCGCAACAAGCTGGTAGAATATCTGACCGATTGGGTGATGGGCACGTCGCACCAGATAGCTCCACCCGGCTCGGGCGACGTGACCGTCATAACGCGCGACCTGGATCAGGCGTGCATGGAGGCGGTGGCGGCACTGTTGCGCGGATTGCCCCTGCAGCCGGAAGAGTCCGATCGGGGCGATctgatggatgcgaagagtgCGTTGTTTTTGAAGTATTTCACCCTGTTTATGAACCTGCTGAACGACTGTGTGGACGGGTCGGAGGCGGACAAGGATACGAACAATCCGCCACTGTTGCCTCCCCGGCCGCGGGTTGCCGCCGGGAAGCTTACCGCGCTGCGAAACGCAACCATTCAGGCGATGTCCAATCTGCTTAGCGCGAACATCGATTCCGGTCTGATGCATTCGATCGATCTTGGCTACAATCCCGATCTGCAGACGCGCGCCGCGTTTATGGAGGTGCTGACCCAGATTCTGCAGCAGGGAACCGAGTTCGATACGCTCGCGGAATCGGTGATGGCCGATCGGTTCGAGCAGCTGGTACAGCTGGTGACAATGATAAGCGACAAGGGCGAACTGCCGATCGCAATGGCGCTCGCGTCcgtcgtcactacctcccagATGGACGAGCTGGCGCGCGTGCTCGTCACGCTGTTCGATGCGAAGCACCTGCTGTCACCGCTGCTGTGGAATATGTTCTACCGGGAGGTGGAGGTGTCGGACTGCATGCAGACACTGTTCCGCGGCAACTCGCTCGGCAGCAAAATAATGGCGTTCTGCTTCAAGATTTACGGTGCGAGCTACTTGCAGGGGCTTTTGGAACCCCTGATTCGGCCATTGCTGGAGGAACCGACCAGCAGCTTCGAGGTGGATCCGGCCCGCATCGAGTCGAGCGAGGACATCGAGAACAATCGTAAAAATCTGATAGCTCTCACGCAGAAGGTGTTTGACGCGATCGTCAATTCGGCTGACCGGTTCCCGCCGCAGCTGCGCTCGATGTGCCACTGTTTGTATCAGGTGCTGAGCAAGCGATTCCCGAACCTGCTGCAAAATAATATCGGTGCCGTCGGGACGGTCATTTTCCTGCGCTTCATCAACCCAGCGATAGTGTCGCCGCAGGAGCTGGGCATCGTCGGCAAGCAGGTACCGACGCAGATCAAGCGAGGCCTGATGCTGATGTCGAAAATTCTGCAAAACATTGCGAACCACGTGGAATTTTCTAAGGAGCAGCATATGCTGTGCTTCAACGATTTTCTGCGCGCGCACTTTGAAGCGGGCAGGCGCTTCTTCATTCAGATAGCATCCGACTGCGAAACGGTCGATCAAACGTCGCACAGCATGAGCTTCATATCGGACGCCAATGTGCTGGCGCTGCATCGTCTACTGTGGTCGCACCAGGAGCGCATCGGAGACTATCTGTCGAGCAGTCGCGATCACAAGGCGGTTGGAAGGCGGCCGTTCGATAAGATGGCCACACTGCTCGCATACCTGGGCCCCCCGGAACACAAACCGGTCGATTCGCATCTGCTCTTCtcgtcgtacgctcgctggaGCTCGATAGACATGTCGTCGACCAATTTCGAGGAGATAATGGTGAAGCACCAGATGCACGAGAAGGAAGAGTTTAAAACTCTAAAGTCGATGAACATCTTCTACCAGGCCGGCACGAGCAAGGCGGGTAATCCCGTGTTCTACTACATTGCCCGTCGTTACAAGATTGGCGAAACGAATGGCGATCTGCTGATCTACCACGTGATACTGACGCTGAAACCGTTCTGCCACTCGCCGTTCGAGGTGGTGATAGACTTCACGCACACCTGCTCGGACAACCGCTTCCGCACCGAGTTCCTGCAGAAATGGTTCTACGTGCTGCCGGAGGTGGCGTACGAGAATCTGTACGCGGCTTACATCTACAACTGCAACTCTTGGGTACGGGAATACACCAAGTTTCATGATCGTATCCTCGCCCCGCTGAAGGGCTGTCGGAAGCTGATTTTTCTTGACTCACCGGCGAAGCTGAACGATGTGATTGATCCGGAGCAGCAGAAGCTACCCGGGGCCACGCTGTCGCTCGACGAAGATTTGAAGGTGTTTAACAATGCGCTCAAGCTGAGCCACAAGGATACGAAGGTAGCGATAAAGGTGGGCCCGACGGCGCTACAGATTACATCGGCCGAAAAGACAAAGGTGCTGGCACATTCGGTGCTGCTGAACGACGTGTATTACGCGTCGGAGATTGAGGAAGTGTGCCTGGTGGACGACAACCAGTTTACGCTGTCGATCGCCAATGAAAGCTCGCAGCTCAGCTTCATCCACAACGATTGCGATAACATCGTGCAGGCGATCATCCACATACGGAACCGGTGGGAGCTGAGCCAGCCCGACTCGGTTACGGTGCATCAGAAGATCCGCCCAAAGGATGTGCCTGGAACGCTGCTGAATATGGCACTGCTGAACCTGGGCTCGTCGGATCCAAACCTTCGTACCGCTGCGTACAACCAGCTGTGCGCCCTAACCGCTACCTTCGATCTCAAGATCGAGGGACAGCTGCTGGAAACGCAGGGACTGTGCATACCGTCGAACAATACGATCTTTATTAAATCGGTCAGCGAAACGCTGGCTACCAACGAGCCGCACCTGACGCTGGAATTCCTCGAAGAGTGCATCCAAGGCTTTCAGCGCAGCACGATCGAGTTGAAGCACTTGTGTCTCGAGTACATGACGCCCTGGCTGGCTAATCTCGTGCGTTTCTGTAAACCGTCGGACGAAGGCAAACGCCAAAAGCAGGTGGCACTGATACTGGAAAAGCTGATCAATCTCACGATCGAGCAGAAGGAGATGTACCCATCGATACAGGCCAAAATCTGGGGCTCGATCGGACAGATACCCGAGCTGATCGATATGGTGCTGGACAACTTTATTCACAAATCCGTAAGCTCCGGTCTCGGATCGCCACAGGTGGAAATAATGGCCGACACCGCTGTTGCGCTTGCCTCCGCCAACGTGCAGCTGGTGGCGAAAAAGGTGATTGGGCGGCTGTGTCGCGTGATGGACAAAACGTGCCATTCGCCGACCCAGTACCTCGAGCAGCACATGATGTGGGACGACATTGCTATACTCGCCCGCTACCTGCTGATGCTCTCGTTCAACAACTGTCTCGATGTGGCCCGACATCTGCCGTACCTATTTCACACGGTAACGTTTCTCGTGTGCACCGGTTCGCTGTCGATGCGTGCCTCGACGCACGGGCtcgtcatcaacatcatccacTCGCTCTGTACCTGCACGAAGCCGTCCTTCTCGGAGGAAACGCAGCGAGTGCTGCGCTTGTCGCTGGACGAGTTCTCCCTGCCGAAGTTCTATCTGCTGTTCGGCATCAGCAAAGTAAAGTCGGCCGCCGTGACCGCGTTCCGCTCGTCCTGCCGCCATCCCAACGATCGGTGGCTGGGCAACGAGCGCGTATCACAGGCGCCGCCCGCCGATCGCGAGCGGCTTGCGCTCCCGTCGCTGGAAGTCATTACCGAGGCGTTGCTAGAAATCATGGAGGCCTGCATGCGCGACATTCCCGACTGCGAGTGGCTGCACACGTGGATATCGCTGGCGAAAAGCTTCGCCTTCTGCTACAATCCAGCGCTGCAGCCCCGGGCACTGATCGTGTTTGGATGCATCTCAAAGAGTGTCACGGATCAGGACGTGAAACAGCTGCTCCGCATTCTGGTGAAAGCGCTCGAATCGTTCAACGACATCATTCTGCTGGAGGCGCTCGTGATGTGCCTGACGCGGCTTCAGCCACTGCTCCGTCCCGAGTCGCCCATTCATCAGGCACTGTTCTGGGTGGCGGTCAGCGTGTTGCAGCTGGACGAATCTACACTGTACGCGGCCGGGCTGGCACTGCTCGAGCAAAATCTGCACACGCTCAACTCGCAGCAGCTGTTCGACAACCAGAACATTGCCGACGTGATGATGGCCACGCGCGAACCGCTCGAATGGCATTTCAAGCAGCTGGACCATGCCGTCGGTTTGTCGTTCAAGTCCAACTTTCACTTTGCGCTCGTTGGCCATCTGCTGAAAGGGTTCCGCCATCCGACGCCCACCACCGTCTCGCGGACGTCCCGCGTGCTGACGATGCTGCTCGGGATCGTTGCCAAACCGCACCGACGCGATAAGTTTGAGGTAACACCGGACAGTGTGGCCTATCTAACCG CGCTCGTTTGCTTCTCCGAGGAGGTACGCTCACGGTGCCACGTCAAACACACCGTACCCCGGTGGCCGGTGGAGTCGGGTGGGTCTGGTGATTCGGGCAGTGCCAGTAGCAGCGATCCTTCGGCACCAAACTCCGCCGGCGGTGGACCACTAACCGGTGGCTCGGGTACGATCACTTCTAGCTCGTCCGGGGGCAACAGTGTGCGACGCCAAAAGTCGTGGGATATGTTGGATCAGTCCGCGATTCAGtacgcacgccagtcgcacaAAGTACAGCAGCACCAG GAAAGAGGTTCCCGGTCGTCGGTGTCGAACGAATCGAACGTACTGCTCGATCCGGAAGTGCTGCCCGATTCCTCCACCCAAGCGCTGGTGCTGACGGTGCTGGCGACGTTGGTGAAGTACACCACGGACGAGGCCGAAACGCGTGTCCTGTACCAGTACCTAGCCGAAGGTTCCATTGTGTTTCCCAAAGTTTTCCCAGTCAT CCACTCACTGCTGGATCAGAAGGTGAACAATGTGCTGTCGGTGTCGAACGATCAGATCGTGCTGGCGTCGGTGCAGAGCATCATCCAAAACATGCTGGCAAGCGAGGACGCCAGCCAGCAACCGTTGCACTTTCTGCAGAGCTGCGGTTTCGGGGGACTGTGGCGGTTTGCCGGACCCTTCACCAAG TACAACATGATGGTCGAATCGTCCGAGCTGTTCGTCAACTTTCTGGAAGCGATGGTGGAAACGTGCCTGCCGATGGAGGAAAGCAGCCCGATCCCGCCGTCCCCGCGCCCGTACAATCTCAGCTCGAGCCTGAGCAGCCTCACGCTCGGTTCGCCGACGGATAAAG CATTCTCATCAGAATCTCTAGATCACGATGGCTTTAGCGGAAGCGTCAGTTCGCTGCGCCGGGCATCCTGCAGCAAGGCCCGGACCGGAAAGCACCGGTTCATCGACAGCCCCACGCACAACATCTAG